A DNA window from Sphaeramia orbicularis unplaced genomic scaffold, fSphaOr1.1, whole genome shotgun sequence contains the following coding sequences:
- the LOC115416096 gene encoding mannose-1-phosphate guanyltransferase alpha-A yields the protein AVCFREEPTNGWHRAEAIRLEQDIFTALAGHNKLYVYKTLSFWSQIKSAGSAIYASRLYLNQYHTTHPERLASDTEGGPKIRGNVYIHPTANIDPTATLGPNVSIGTGVSIGAGVRVRESIILHGATLQDHCCVLNSIVGWDSTIGKWARVEGTPSDPNPNDPYAKIDSETLFRDGKLTPSITILGCNVSIPSEVIILNSIVLPHKDLNRSFKNQIIL from the exons AGCTGTGTGTTTCAGAGAGGAGCCGACCAACGGCTGGCACCGAGCAGAGGCCATCCGGCTGGAGCAGGACATCTTCACCGCTTTGGCCGGACACAACAAACTCTACGTATACAAGACACTGAGCTTCTGGAGCCAGATTAAGTCTGcagg ATCTGCGATTTATGCGAGTCGACTGTACCTGAACCAGTATCACACAACTCACCCTGAACGACTGGCGTCTGACACGGAGGGAGGGCCCAAAATCAGAG GTAACGTCTACATTCATCCAACTGCCAACATCGACCCCACAGCTACG CTGGGTCCAAATGTGTCCATTGGAACTGGAGTGAGTATCGGCGCGGGGGTCCGAGTGCGTGAATCCATCATCCTTCATGGTGCTACTCTACAG GATCACTGCTGTGTTTTGAACAGCATCGTGGGATGGGACAGCACCATCGGCAAGTGGGCCAGAGTGGAGGGGACCCCCAGTGACCCCAACCCCAATGATCCATATGCAAAGATTGACAGTGAGACCCTCTTCAGAGATGGAAAACTCACACCCTCCATTACTATTCTGG GTTGTAACGTCAGCATCCCGTCAGAGGTGATTATCCTGAACTCCATCGTCCTCCCACACAAAGACCTGAACCGCAGCTTCAAAAACCAGATCATCCTGTAG